A window of the Tachysurus fulvidraco isolate hzauxx_2018 chromosome 6, HZAU_PFXX_2.0, whole genome shotgun sequence genome harbors these coding sequences:
- the pou2f1b gene encoding POU domain, class 2, transcription factor 1b isoform X2 — MLTENMLERAGAAVSDSRMSNPSETNKCAMESGDGNTGAQTNGLDFQRQTVQTTNAITNAQAQALLQQLTLTPAQQQLLLQQAQAQLLAAAVQQHSANQQSSTTGASISASAATPITQIPLSQPIQITPQLQQLQQQQNLNLQQFVLVQPGHPIAAQLQPAQFIISQTPQGQQSLLQAQNLLTQLPQSQANLLQSQPSITLATQPATPTRTIAATPIQTLSHNQTTPKRMETPSLEEPSDLEELEQFAKTFKQRRIKLGFTQGDVGLAMGKLYGNDFSQTTISRFEALNLSFKNMCKLKPLLEKWLNDAVCAENQTSDQGLSSPSSIGSPGLGMEGLNRRRKKRTSIETNIRVALEKSFLEQNQKPTSEEITMIADQLNMEKEVIRVWFCNRRQKEKRINPPSSGSAASTPIKAIFSPSTPLAPSTASLVTSSTSTTLTVNPILPLTSTSISSIGLTGTTVGSANTKTVSAISTVPSVTTAASSPSISPSPSTPQAESLVTQESASTVTQAPTTPVNTLGTGQVMVTASSLSAALHGAAQLPTSASIAAMAAAAGLNPGLMASSQFTPGGALLSLAPGGLGSALSPALMSNSTLATIQGVWNALASSGTLPITSLDGSGNLLFANAGSTPNLVTAPLFLNPQNLSLLTSNPVSLVSAGGAAGAAGALNLHVAADHNAVTSATVPASTISTASKAQ, encoded by the exons ATGCTTACGGAGAACATGCTTGAGAGAGCAGGTGCAGCTGTTTCTG ATTCTAGAATGAGTAATCcgtcagaaacaaataaatgtgcaATGGAGAGTGGGGACGGAAACACAG GTGCCCAAACAAATGGACTGGACTTTCAGAGGCAGACAGTGCAAACAACAAATGCAATCACCAATGCACAAGCACAAGCCTTGCTCCAACAg CTGACTCTGACTCCAGCGCAACAGCAGTTGTTGCTGCAGCAGGCTCAGGCGCAGCTTTTGGCTGCAGCTGTGCAGCAGCACTCGGCCAACCAGCAGAGCAGCACCACAGGAGCGAGTATCTCTGCCTCCGCTGCCACGCCGATCACACAGATCCCCCTTTCTCAGCCCATTCAGATCACACCT cagttgcagcagctgcagcagcagcagaacctCAACTTACAGCAGTTTGTGCTGGTCCAGCCTGGTCATCCAATTGCCGCCCAGTTGCAGCCAGCGCAGTTTATCATCTCACAGACGCCGCAGGGCCAGCAGA GCCTCTTGCAAGCCCAGAATCTTCTAACTCAACTACCTCAAAGTCAAGCCAACCTCCTGCAGAGTCAGCCAAGCATCACTCTTGCCACACAG CCAGCAACACCGACTCGCACGATAGCAGCTACCCCCATTCAGACCCTCTCTCACAACCAGACGACACCAAAGCGCATGGAAACACCCAGTCTGGAGGAACCCAGTGACCTGGAGgaactggagcagtttgccAAGACCTTCAAACAGAGGAGGATCAAACTGGGCTTCACTCAG ggGGATGTCGGCCTTGCTATGGGAAAGCTATATGGAAATGACTTCAGCCAAACCACCATTTCTCGCTTTGAGGCCTTGAACCTGAGCTTTAAAAACATGTGTAAGCTAAAGCCTCTGTTGGAGAAGTGGCTAAATGATGCAG tgtgtgcagagaacCAGACATCAGACCAAGGCCTGTCCAGCCCAAGCTCGATTGGCTCCCCTGGGCTGGGCATGGAGGGCCTCAACCGTCGGCGCAAAAAGAGGACCAGCATCGAGACCAACATCAGAGTGGCCTTAGAAAAGAGCTTTCTAGAG CAGAACCAAAAACCTACCTCTGAGGAGATCACCATGATTGCTGACCAGCTGAACATGGAGAAGGAGGTCATCCGTGTATGGTTCTGCAACCGCCGGCAGAAGGAGAAGAGGATCAACccacccagcagtggcagtgcTGCCAGCACCCCCATTAAAGCAATCTTCTCCCCCTCTACACCCCTG GCGCCTAGCACAGCCAGTCTTGTGACCAGTAGCACCTCGACTACACTGACTGTAAATCCTATTCTGCCTCTCACCAGCACGAGCATCTCCAGCATTGGACTCACTG GCACCACTGTGGGCTCGGCAAATACTAAGACTGTATCCGCCATCTCCACGGTGCCTTCTGTGACCACAGCTGCATCATCGCCCTCAATTAGCCCCTCCCCCAGTACCCCACAGGCTGAGTCGCTGGTGACTCAGGAGTCAGCAAGCACTGTTACCCAGGCACCCACCACGCCAGTGAACACACTAGGCACAGGCCAGGTAATGGTGACTGCCTCTAGCCTGTCTGCCGCACTGCATGGAGCTGCACAGCTGCCTACCAGTGCCAGCATTGCTGCCATGGCTGCAGCTGCGGGCCTCAACCCAGGCCTCATGGCCTCCTCACAATTCACGCCTGG TGGGGCTCTTCTGAGTCTGGCTCCTGGTGGCCTGGGCAGTGCATTGAGTCCAGCACTGATGAGCAACAGCACTCTGGCCACCATCCAAGGTGTGTGGAATG CTCTGGCCTCGAGTGGGACTCTGCCGATCACCTCTTTGGATGGCAGTGGGAACTTGCTTTTTGCCAATGCTGGCAGCACCCCGAACCTGGTGACAGCGCCTCTCTTTCTTAACCCGCAAAACCTGTCTCTGCTCACAAGCAACCCGGTGAGCCTGGTGTCTGCCGGAGGAGCTGCAGGGGCTGCTGGGGCCCTTAATCTGCATGTCGCTGCAGACCACAATGCCGTCACCTCTGCGACGGTGCCCGCCTCCACCATCAGCACCGCCTCCAAGGCCCAGTGA